A genomic segment from Halomonas sp. GD1P12 encodes:
- the rsd gene encoding sigma D regulator encodes MLENCKNAQERWGGVHSLIDRWLEQRRTFLISFIELKEACDSELEAVSKPRIDTFSELLMDYISAGHFEIYPELAREAKAFEDDSALEIASKLLERLEMSTAMVLEFDEDFTTVEHCQTNLNRLPAWLDRLAKGLAERFALEDQLIARMHAAHSPQNA; translated from the coding sequence ATGCTGGAGAATTGCAAGAATGCCCAGGAGCGATGGGGCGGAGTGCACAGCCTGATCGATCGTTGGCTGGAGCAGCGCAGAACCTTTTTGATCAGTTTCATCGAGCTAAAGGAAGCGTGCGACTCGGAACTCGAGGCGGTCAGCAAGCCGCGCATCGACACGTTCAGCGAGCTATTGATGGATTACATCAGTGCCGGGCATTTTGAGATTTACCCGGAGCTTGCCCGCGAAGCCAAGGCTTTCGAGGACGATAGCGCCCTGGAGATCGCCAGCAAGCTGCTGGAGCGTCTGGAAATGTCGACTGCCATGGTGCTGGAATTCGATGAAGACTTCACCACCGTCGAGCACTGCCAGACGAATCTCAACCGGCTACCCGCCTGGCTCGACCGCTTGGCCAAGGGGCTGGCAGAGCGCTTTGCGCTGGAAGACCAGCTCATCGCGCGCATGCACGCCGCCCACAGCCCGC
- a CDS encoding disulfide bond formation protein B: MTPTFIRPTAWAGVAFCVLMMTVALMLEHVAGLEPCPLCIFQRVAVIAAGLVLLLAALHNPKGAVGKSVYGVLGLAAVGTGAFIAGRHVWLQTLPPSEVPSCGPGLDYMMDILPMQEVVSMVLTGSGECANIDFTFLGLSLPAWTLIGFLILAIAPLRMLWLAYKR; the protein is encoded by the coding sequence ATGACCCCCACCTTCATTCGGCCCACTGCCTGGGCCGGTGTGGCTTTTTGCGTGCTCATGATGACCGTGGCGCTGATGCTGGAGCACGTGGCGGGGCTTGAGCCCTGCCCACTGTGCATTTTTCAGCGGGTGGCGGTGATCGCCGCGGGGCTAGTGCTGCTGCTGGCGGCGCTACACAACCCGAAAGGCGCGGTAGGCAAAAGCGTGTACGGCGTGCTGGGGCTTGCCGCCGTGGGTACCGGGGCGTTCATCGCCGGGCGCCACGTTTGGCTTCAAACGCTTCCGCCCAGTGAAGTGCCCTCCTGCGGGCCGGGGCTCGACTACATGATGGACATTCTGCCAATGCAGGAGGTCGTCTCCATGGTGCTCACCGGCTCTGGCGAGTGTGCCAATATCGACTTCACCTTTTTGGGGCTATCGCTACCTGCTTGGACGCTCATCGGCTTTCTGATCCTCGCTATCGCGCCGCTGCGCATGCTGTGGCTGGCCTATAAGCGTTAA